Within Cucumis melo cultivar AY chromosome 4, USDA_Cmelo_AY_1.0, whole genome shotgun sequence, the genomic segment ATCCACAGCTTCAACAATTTTCCCTTCCCTGTGAAACTCCCATGCCCAGTGCGCGAGACTGCCATTGTAGCCACCAAGCTCAGATGGATTCCCAGGCCTTCTTCCGCATATAACTTCGAGAATAAGAACTCCAAAGGAATATACATCTGTTTCTCTCGTAGCTCTACTAGTTAGAAAAATCTCTGGAGCCATGTATCCTGGTGTTCCTGCTATCGCTCTTGTTGAGTGATGGGTCTGTTCGGTTCGACATATTGTTCGAGCCAATCCGAAATCTCCCAACTTGGCTTCAAATTTTGAGTCTAACATCACATTGGATGCCTTTATGTCTCTATGGAGGACTGTTTTCTCACATTCATTGTGAAGATAATTCAAAGCCTCTGCCACTCCATAGATTATGTTTCGTCTAGTTTCCCAGTTGGGTCCAGGACCCATCCCATTCATCTTACTGTAGCCAAATATCAACTTGTCCAAGCTGCCATTAGGCATGTACTCGTATATGAGCAGAAGATCTCTTTCCTCATAGCACCATCCGGTTAGCTTTACGACGTTTTTGTGATGTAGGCTACCAATAGTAGCCACTTCTGCGATGAACTCTTGCTTCCCTTGACGTGAATCCTTTGAGATTCTCTTGATTGCTACCTCTTTATCCAGCAAGTTTCCTTTGTAAACGGTTCCAAAACCACCTTTTCCAAGCATGTTCTTTGGATCAAAATTGTCTGTTATCTTCTGGAGTTCTCTGAATTCGAACTTTTGGGCTCGTGGGGCTATGGATAAAAGTTGAAGCTGATGTTCTATGTCTAATCCATATGGCTCCTCCAAATGATTCACTCGAGATCTCTGCACCCAGAAAAAGAAGGCAAAGGCAGCCCCACATACGATTCCGGCTACTATGATCCAAACCCAGTTTGGggtttcttttccttggcgAGAATCTTTGCTGAAGAACTTCCACGATTTCACAGCATTCAACTGCGTATAATTGCCTGTTGAAGCTGAGAATCCCACAAAAATGTCGTCTGGGAGGATGGAGAGGTCCAAGGGTTGAAAAATGACAAGATTTTTTAGTTGCTCCTCTTTGAAGATGGACGTGGTAACGTAGATGGAAATGGTGTTCCCATCAAATATGATAGTCCCATAAAGAAAGTTGGCGGATGAAAGATTAACGCCAAACCCCAGTAATGGCTGTTGAGCAATGGAGTAGACACTGTTCACGTTTAAACCCACATGGTTGCTATCAATGTCTTGTGGGAAGTTCTTCCTTGTGTCAAATTCGATAGCCACTATTTGTGCATTCGGCGTTCCATTAGTTGAGGCGTTGACAATCCCCAACCACTGTCCATAGCTGCTGGCGGGAGGAGAAGCATCCGCAGTGAGTATGAACGCCAGCCCTTCACCACCCTCAGGCAACGTTTGTGTGTTAACCTCAAACTCGAAGCTGGTGGTAAAACAGTTGACTTTACCATTGTTTTTCAGCTTGAATGGCCTTTTGTAAACAGCCCTTCCATATTCATTGGAGATTGAAGCTCCTCCTATGGTTGGCGTCACTCGAAGTGCGCGATCGAAGATGCGAGCATTGTTACTCAAAATGAGCTCGGTATCGCTATTGTCATCAAAGAATGGGAAGTCAAAATCGAAGCAAAGTGTGAGGTTGATGGTACACCCGGCGAAGAAGGTGGCGACGAACAGGAGAATCCTAATTATTGCTTCATAACATCTCATCGTCTTTGTTTCTTGAGAGATAACAATGGCGTTTCACCGAGACTCCATTGAAACTTTCCGTTTCTAAAATCAAACAAATCTTCTTTTTAAGATCGGAAAAAGAagttttgttgttttctttaGTTTACGATAAAACTTTCCATGTCTCCACCTTTTTATAAAATTGAAGCTACGTTAAGAACTAGAATTGATGCAtgatttttctattatttataaaattgtgGAGAAATTTCTCCAAGTTGTAGTATTAAAATACTAATTTGATTACCAAATGCTAAATGCAGTCAGTCCATGTCTATTTCTTATATGGTGTTGAGTGTTCTTTTGGTTTGTGCGATACTTGTTGGCTTGGTCAAGAGTAGTTTTGAAATGATTAACATCTATCGAATATAgttttaatcaatcaaaattaatttaatattatcaTTTATGTATTTTCTGAATATCTAATAGGAAAACTAATATAAATGATAGAATTgttaaaaataattacaaaatatagtaaaatattatcACTATCCATTATTGatacaattttaaattttgttatattttgtaaatattttaattcattttactatatttgaaaatgattctaaataatatgaaatattatatttactaaggatgttttaaaaatattgcaaaatgaactagtttatttataaaattttatttatgataaaTGATGAGATTGTTGCATTTATCATAGGtagaaagtaaaattttgttatatcgTAAATGTTTTCAACAAATTTactatttaaaacaaatttcttatttattaccatttttatttataatagaACCTATCAAGTCGTCTTATGACCGATTtacggttttttttttctatacgtgaaattcaatttatttttgtaacaatttctcaaaataataTCTATCAACACTATCTATCCTACTCTGGTGATCATTCTCATAGGActtttattttatgaaaaaaaaaaatgaaagagaaaattCATAGAAACACCATGGCCATGCTAttgtttaatttcaaaattttcaaagatTTGAACGAATtgaacaaaattttataatataagtTTCTTAAATTTTGACAACTCAATATAGTTTCCATTAAAATATAGTGATGCTAAAGTCACGACAAAAACTAAAATGAGATATAAAAATAcactatttttcctttttatcattgttaaaattaattaaagagttaTCATAATTATTCTacactaattaatttaaaaataatggcAAATACACAAACAAAAGATTAATccacaggaaaaaaaaaaaactaattccAAATCAAAATGTAATGTTCGGAAGCTAAAGTATCAACGAGACGTAGAATCAAAAAATGTTATTTGTTATTTGccattgaaaataatataaatacaATTCATTACCTTCATCATCTTCTATAAGCATCGTGATTGGAATAAGTTGGCTAATTTTAAGATTAAGAGAGTTATCCCTATCTTCAAATGCAAATACTATCGTTAGTAATTTCTTGTTGGTGGTAGAGAAATTCCAGAACTGTCAAAATTTTCACAAAACATTACTTCTAAACAACTTTGAGAGCTTTGGTTTCCACAAATCAGTTGAGAATCACACCCTATGTGACAAAGAAGCAACTTGATGTTACAATTCATAATCATTTAGACAAGAGGATGAGAGTTTCAATAATTACTAcaccaaaagaaaagaaaagaaaccaaTCTATTAAATCTAAATTAACACTATGTCTACGTACCAAAAACATTCAAGAGAAATGAGAATTTCTCCCATACATAAACATAACCTGTTAAATCTAAACACTATCTACCATAAACAAACATTAATGAGATCCTTTTACAATCtacaaataaatcaaaaatacATTACACCATTTCatggaaaaaaacaaacaaacaaaaacataGCTTCCACTTCATCTTCCAGAGAGTTCTGTGAATGGAACGAGGTGAGTATCTTTAAGAGAGCTATCAGAAGTATCTTCTTTGAAAGATGGTGGCATTGGAGGCCAAACAAATGAAGGTCTTTCATTAGGCAAAATCGGTGGATTTGCTTCTCCTTTAAGCACTGCCAAAACAGTCCTCATACTTGGCCTTGCAAGTGGATTTGGATGGCAACAACTCAATCCCAATATAAGCAAATATTCTATCTCTTCCTTAACAAATTGCCCTTCGATACTCTCATCAACAGCTTCAACAAGCCTCTCTTCTTTATGAAACTCCCATACCCAATGTGCTATACTCCCTTCATAACTCCCTAAATCCAATGGATTCCCTGGCTTTCTCCCACATATTACCTCCAATACCAATACCCCATATGCGTATACATCTGTTTCTGCTGTTGCTCTACTTGTTAGGAAGATTTCTGGTGCCATATACCCCGGTGTCCCTGCTATCTCCTTTGTTGAATGATGGGTTTGTTCAGTTCGTCGCATCGTTCTAGCTAACCCGAAATCTCCTAACTTTGCTACGAATTTTGAATCCAACATTATGTTTGAGGACTTCACGTCTCTATGTAGTACTGTTTTTTCACAACCATTGTGTAGGTAGTCTAATGCTTCAGCTACTCCAACGATTATGTTGTGTCTTGTTTCCCAATTTGGATTGACTTGAATTCCATTGATTTTGTTGTTGAAGATTAGCTTGTCTAAGCTACCATTTGGCATGAACTCATAAACAAGAAGAAGATCTCTTTTTTCATAACACCATCCTATTAATTTCACAAGGTTCTTGTGATGAAGACTGCCAATTGTTGCTACTTCTGCTATGAATTCTTGTTTTCCTTGACGTGAATCTTTTGAAATTCTCTTCACTGCTACTTCTCTGTTCATTAAATTTCCTTTGTAAACTGTTCCGAATCCGCCTTTTCCAAGGCTGTTCTTTGGGTCGAAATTGTTTGTGGCTTTCTTTAGTTCTTTGAGTTCAAATTTTTTAGCTTGTGGGGCTATGGAGAAATCTTGAAGCTGATGTTCTAGGCCTTCGTACGATTCTTCTGGATGATTCATTCTTCTGTCTCTTGTACAGATATGGAAGATGATTGCAACAATAGCCCCGATGATTAACAGAGCTCCAATTCCGGCGACTGTCAGCCAAATCCAGAGATGGATTTTCTTTTTGTGATTACCGATATCTGTTCCACTGAATTGCCATGATTTCACACAGTTTAACTGGGTGAAATTGCTTGTGGAAGCTGAGAATCCAACATAAACTTCATCTGGAAGAATTGAGAGATTTAATGGCTGAAAAATGACACGGTTTTTCAAGAGATCCTCTGTTTTGTTCGACATGGAAACAAAAACAGAGATATTGAAACCGTCGAATTGAATCATGGAGAAGAAAGATATCCCAGATGAAATATTTACACCAAATTCCGCCATGGGCTTTTGTTCAATCGAAAAAACGCTGTTTAAATCCAAACCCACATGATTGCTATCGATATCTTCCGGATAACTTTTTCTGGTGTCGAACTCAACCGCTATAATTCTGGCCTCTGGAGTTCCATTCGTGGCAGCATTAACAATCCCCAGCCACTGACCGTAGCTATCCAGGGGAACGGAATGATCAGCAGCGAGAATGAAAGCCAATCCCTCGCCGCCGGCAGGGTGAGTCTGTGGGAGGATGTTGAGTTCGAACGTAGTATTGAAACTTGCAATCTTTCCTCTGTGTCTTATCAGAAATGGGTCTTTGTAAACAGCCCTGCCGGATTTATTGGTGATGGGATCTCCTCTGACGTCCGGCGTAACTTGAGTAGCGTTCAAATAGATTCGAGCATTGTTATGAAGAATAAGCTCCGTCTGGCTTTCGTCGGTGAAAAGTGGGAAGTCGAACTGCAGACATCGTATGGGAACGACGACGCCGCCTAAGAAGAAGGCGGCGACGGTGGCGAGGAAGAGGAATCTGATCATTGGTGAAGAACAAATCATGGGTCTCTGCTTTTAGTCTGAGTTTGAAACAATTAGAGGAGTTTTCAGGGAGAATCcattgagtttttatttgaaaagtcAAACAAAGTGAAGGATTTAAGTGGTGATGTTTGAGGAGATTTGATTATATCTTCATTGTTTATTCCAAATCGTGGAAAAAACTTCACACAAAATTCCATCTTGATGTATATACCTAAGTATACCTAAGTACGtatgtaaattttaaaaagtttacaAAATGTAAAAGtagaatttcttttattttaaagattttataTTTACTTCCAGTTCCAAATAACTAATGTGTCTGTTTGTGGCTAAGGTGTGAGAGTTGTTTTTGTTAAAAAGACACAGTTTTtcgtttaaatttagctaccttttgtttattttttagttaTTAATTTAAGTTTGGTTTATTCatcatttagttttttaaaattaagtggataaaaattatttatttatttattattattattattatttttgagtaaagttttgaaaagtgaagttaaaaatttgttttattttttaagtttggCAAAGATTTCAGGAGGAAAGAAGAAACTAATAGTAACAAAGTTGAAGAaatctttttttagttttttgatttttgaaaattaacttAATTTCTTCTATTTAcgtttttattaaatataataattaaactCTTAACTAaactaataaaacaaaaaagcgtttttaaaaactatttttttctaatttttaaaattaattccaAGTGTTAAGTTCAAATATGTatgaaatgaaaatttaaattacatAGTCCGGccaatataattaaattaagtatttacgaattttaagaaaataacatttaaattaaattatctacacattttaaaatcaaatcaatCTTTAGTGATTGTCATCTTAATTTGCCTTTAAATTATTATAAGATAATGtttacattattttattttcctaTAAACATATTATCAAACTCATTGATGATATCAAATCTATTTTATTGTTTCTAAGGTCTTAGGAAAGTCATTTTTTAGGGTATTTATTATTCAAAGTCAAACAATtaatatgaacatatatatggAAAATTATGTGTAGAAATTGATTAATAAATATGTAATATAAAGCAAGAGCTTGGTCTTTTGGGAAACATATGATTTTTATATTAAAGTCTTTTCCTTTGACAATTATATATTTGGGagcttttttatattattatgaTCGTATCGATGTTTATCTCAAGAAATTGAGatgatatatttaattaagaTGTAAATAGAGACGCCTAGTTGGAAAAATAATTTTGCGTGTATTATGAACTAAAGTCTAAGTAACAAAAAAGATGCATATATATTCTATGTAAATATGAACGTAAATATGTAAATATGCATAAGCTGCTATATTTTTGTCTAAGTAATAAATTTTTgtcttttaataattttttatcgTAAAATGTAAATAATTCTTTTCTGAAAATAATTCATAATCGTAATTAGAAATTATAAGGATAGAAGAACTCCTTATCCTAAATAAATGTTATTGTCATACGACTTTTCGAAA encodes:
- the LOC103486758 gene encoding probable L-type lectin-domain containing receptor kinase S.5: MRCYEAIIRILLFVATFFAGCTINLTLCFDFDFPFFDDNSDTELILSNNARIFDRALRVTPTIGGASISNEYGRAVYKRPFKLKNNGKVNCFTTSFEFEVNTQTLPEGGEGLAFILTADASPPASSYGQWLGIVNASTNGTPNAQIVAIEFDTRKNFPQDIDSNHVGLNVNSVYSIAQQPLLGFGVNLSSANFLYGTIIFDGNTISIYVTTSIFKEEQLKNLVIFQPLDLSILPDDIFVGFSASTGNYTQLNAVKSWKFFSKDSRQGKETPNWVWIIVAGIVCGAAFAFFFWVQRSRVNHLEEPYGLDIEHQLQLLSIAPRAQKFEFRELQKITDNFDPKNMLGKGGFGTVYKGNLLDKEVAIKRISKDSRQGKQEFIAEVATIGSLHHKNVVKLTGWCYEERDLLLIYEYMPNGSLDKLIFGYSKMNGMGPGPNWETRRNIIYGVAEALNYLHNECEKTVLHRDIKASNVMLDSKFEAKLGDFGLARTICRTEQTHHSTRAIAGTPGYMAPEIFLTSRATRETDVYSFGVLILEVICGRRPGNPSELGGYNGSLAHWAWEFHREGKIVEAVDERIEGQIVKEEIESLLILGIACCQPNPIQRPTMKIALQVLKGEANPPILPNEWPSFVWPPIPPSFKGDANNLPEEAPLTLFTELTGR
- the LOC103486756 gene encoding probable L-type lectin-domain containing receptor kinase S.5; its protein translation is MICSSPMIRFLFLATVAAFFLGGVVVPIRCLQFDFPLFTDESQTELILHNNARIYLNATQVTPDVRGDPITNKSGRAVYKDPFLIRHRGKIASFNTTFELNILPQTHPAGGEGLAFILAADHSVPLDSYGQWLGIVNAATNGTPEARIIAVEFDTRKSYPEDIDSNHVGLDLNSVFSIEQKPMAEFGVNISSGISFFSMIQFDGFNISVFVSMSNKTEDLLKNRVIFQPLNLSILPDEVYVGFSASTSNFTQLNCVKSWQFSGTDIGNHKKKIHLWIWLTVAGIGALLIIGAIVAIIFHICTRDRRMNHPEESYEGLEHQLQDFSIAPQAKKFELKELKKATNNFDPKNSLGKGGFGTVYKGNLMNREVAVKRISKDSRQGKQEFIAEVATIGSLHHKNLVKLIGWCYEKRDLLLVYEFMPNGSLDKLIFNNKINGIQVNPNWETRHNIIVGVAEALDYLHNGCEKTVLHRDVKSSNIMLDSKFVAKLGDFGLARTMRRTEQTHHSTKEIAGTPGYMAPEIFLTSRATAETDVYAYGVLVLEVICGRKPGNPLDLGSYEGSIAHWVWEFHKEERLVEAVDESIEGQFVKEEIEYLLILGLSCCHPNPLARPSMRTVLAVLKGEANPPILPNERPSFVWPPMPPSFKEDTSDSSLKDTHLVPFTELSGR